In a single window of the Allobranchiibius huperziae genome:
- a CDS encoding class II 3-deoxy-7-phosphoheptulonate synthase, whose amino-acid sequence MSPTLSAAASHEPSSLPQWADLPAAQQPQWPDQDALAAARAELAAAPPLVFAGECDVLRQRLAAASRGEAFLLQGGDCAEMFSAATADGIRDRIKTILQMAAVLTYGASTPVIKVGRIAGQYAKPRSSGSETRGDVTLPAYRGDMVNDFAFTQESRTPDPRRLVQAYHTSASTLNLVRAFTQGGFADLRHVHEWNRGFIANSAYARYESIASDIDRAMKFMAACGADFDALRAVEFFASHEALLLDYEKPLTRIDSRTGNPYAVSGHFLWVGERTRQLDGAHLDFVSRIHNPIGMKVGPTADPDELMRVIDKLDPEREPGRLTFITRMGAGKIHDALPRIVERVTSEGAKVVWVCDPMHGNTFESSTGYKTREFDDIIAEVQGFFEVHQGLGTIPGGIHVELTGTDVTECLGGSEKILAGDLEKRYETACDPRLNHQQSLELAFLVAQMLSARAEGLTRPTV is encoded by the coding sequence ATCAGTCCCACCCTGTCCGCCGCGGCGTCCCACGAGCCCTCATCCCTGCCGCAGTGGGCCGACCTTCCTGCCGCACAGCAGCCGCAGTGGCCCGACCAGGACGCCCTGGCGGCCGCTCGGGCCGAGCTGGCTGCCGCGCCCCCGCTGGTGTTCGCGGGTGAGTGCGACGTGCTGCGGCAGCGGCTGGCCGCGGCCTCCCGCGGCGAGGCATTCCTGCTGCAGGGCGGCGACTGCGCCGAGATGTTCTCCGCCGCGACGGCCGACGGCATCCGCGACCGGATCAAGACGATCCTGCAGATGGCCGCGGTCCTCACCTACGGCGCCAGCACCCCCGTGATCAAGGTGGGTCGGATCGCCGGTCAGTACGCCAAACCGCGCAGCAGCGGCAGCGAGACCCGCGGCGACGTGACGCTGCCGGCGTACCGGGGCGACATGGTCAACGACTTCGCGTTCACGCAGGAGTCCCGCACGCCGGACCCGCGGCGCCTGGTGCAGGCGTACCACACGAGCGCGTCCACGCTGAACCTCGTGCGGGCGTTCACCCAGGGCGGTTTCGCCGATCTGCGGCACGTGCACGAGTGGAACCGCGGCTTCATCGCCAACAGCGCCTACGCGCGCTACGAGAGCATCGCCTCCGACATCGACCGCGCGATGAAGTTCATGGCCGCGTGCGGCGCCGACTTCGACGCGCTGCGCGCCGTGGAGTTCTTCGCCAGCCACGAAGCGCTGCTGCTGGACTACGAGAAGCCGCTCACCCGTATCGACAGCCGCACCGGCAACCCGTACGCCGTGTCCGGGCACTTCCTGTGGGTCGGCGAACGCACCCGCCAGCTGGACGGTGCACACCTGGACTTCGTCTCCCGCATCCACAACCCGATCGGCATGAAGGTCGGACCGACCGCCGACCCCGACGAGCTGATGCGGGTCATCGACAAGCTCGACCCTGAGCGCGAGCCCGGCCGACTCACCTTCATCACCCGGATGGGCGCGGGCAAGATCCACGACGCGCTGCCGCGGATCGTGGAGCGGGTGACCTCCGAGGGCGCGAAGGTCGTCTGGGTCTGCGACCCGATGCACGGCAACACCTTCGAGTCCTCGACCGGCTACAAGACCCGGGAGTTCGACGACATCATCGCGGAGGTGCAGGGCTTCTTCGAGGTGCACCAGGGCCTTGGCACCATCCCCGGCGGCATCCACGTCGAGCTCACCGGCACCGACGTCACCGAATGCCTCGGCGGGTCCGAGAAGATCCTGGCCGGTGACCTGGAGAAGCGCTACGAGACGGCGTGCGACCCGCGGCTGAACCACCAGCAGAGCCTGGAGCTGGCGTTCCTCGTGGCGCAAATGCTGAGCGCCCGCGCCGAAGGGCTCACACGACCGACAGTGTGA
- a CDS encoding heavy metal-binding domain-containing protein, which produces MAFGRRDGAPLPGATQAGGPPAAGPQIPAAASNRVQRLAAREQSDRSAFTSDLSVNEFVLVHKLGFEPLGYVMGTSIYHIGYQFQNWGQSMELEVLSAAMYHARSLALDRMRSEAHALGADGIVGVDLQIQRYAWATDELEFIAQGTAIRAREPNPAYKLRDGGPFTSDLSGQDFYTLVRAGHFPRAFVFGACVYHVAHQSIRQSMRMAGRNMEMPQFTEAAYTARELAMTRMEDEANRFGADGIVGVNTQVSGHVWGAHASEFLAVGTGVTSSPESGIPDPTMTLSLE; this is translated from the coding sequence ATGGCTTTCGGTCGACGTGATGGTGCACCACTGCCCGGTGCCACTCAGGCGGGTGGACCCCCGGCAGCCGGACCGCAGATCCCCGCTGCTGCCAGCAATCGGGTCCAACGTCTCGCGGCCCGGGAGCAGAGCGACAGATCCGCGTTCACCTCGGACCTGTCGGTCAACGAGTTCGTCCTCGTGCACAAGCTCGGCTTCGAGCCGCTCGGCTACGTCATGGGCACCTCGATCTACCACATCGGCTACCAGTTCCAGAACTGGGGACAGTCGATGGAGCTGGAGGTGCTGTCGGCGGCGATGTACCACGCGCGGTCCCTCGCGCTCGATCGGATGCGCAGCGAGGCGCACGCGTTGGGCGCCGACGGGATCGTCGGCGTCGATCTGCAGATCCAGCGGTACGCGTGGGCGACCGACGAGCTGGAGTTCATCGCCCAGGGCACGGCCATCCGGGCGCGCGAGCCCAACCCGGCGTACAAGCTGCGCGACGGGGGCCCGTTCACCTCGGACCTGTCGGGTCAGGATTTCTACACGCTGGTGCGAGCAGGACATTTCCCCAGGGCCTTCGTCTTCGGCGCCTGCGTCTACCACGTGGCGCACCAGAGCATCCGCCAGTCGATGCGGATGGCCGGACGCAACATGGAGATGCCGCAGTTCACCGAGGCCGCCTACACCGCGCGCGAGCTGGCCATGACGCGGATGGAGGACGAGGCCAACCGCTTCGGGGCCGACGGGATCGTGGGCGTCAACACCCAGGTCAGCGGACACGTGTGGGGTGCGCACGCCTCGGAGTTCCTGGCCGTCGGCACCGGCGTCACCAGTTCCCCGGAGAGCGGCATCCCCGACCCCACGATGACCCTGTCGCTGGAGTGA
- a CDS encoding lysophospholipid acyltransferase family protein: MEGVHHVPDEGAAILASNHLSYADWLFMPLSLPRRVTFVAKAEYFTGTGVKGTLQRWFFTGAGQVPIDRSSGSAAAGAISTGLRILANGELFGIYPEGTRSPDGRLYKGKTGVARMVLEAKVPLIPVAVIGTDEVAPPGKIFGRMAHPHVRFGQPMDFSRYEGMEDDRFILRSITDEIMYELMLLSGQEYVDVYASSLKDRVTQRAKGIGEGAAALASTAAHKLVPGSEGRAAGEHAEMSTVPSEDVETATS; this comes from the coding sequence GTGGAAGGCGTTCACCACGTCCCCGACGAGGGGGCCGCGATCCTGGCGAGCAACCACCTGTCGTACGCCGACTGGCTGTTCATGCCGCTCTCCCTTCCCCGGCGGGTGACCTTCGTGGCGAAGGCCGAGTACTTCACCGGCACCGGCGTGAAGGGCACCCTGCAGCGCTGGTTCTTCACCGGCGCGGGTCAGGTGCCCATCGACCGCAGCAGCGGCAGCGCCGCGGCCGGCGCGATCTCCACCGGCCTGCGGATCCTGGCGAACGGCGAGCTCTTCGGCATCTACCCCGAGGGCACCCGCTCACCCGACGGGCGTCTCTACAAGGGCAAGACCGGCGTCGCCCGGATGGTGCTGGAGGCCAAGGTCCCGCTGATCCCGGTGGCCGTGATCGGCACCGACGAGGTCGCGCCTCCCGGCAAGATCTTCGGGCGAATGGCCCACCCGCACGTGCGGTTCGGCCAGCCGATGGACTTCTCCCGCTACGAGGGCATGGAGGACGACCGCTTCATCCTGCGCTCGATCACCGACGAGATCATGTACGAGTTGATGCTGCTGTCGGGCCAGGAGTACGTCGACGTCTACGCCTCATCGTTGAAGGACCGGGTCACCCAGCGGGCCAAGGGCATCGGCGAAGGTGCCGCGGCCCTGGCGAGCACGGCGGCCCACAAGCTCGTGCCGGGCTCCGAGGGGCGGGCCGCAGGGGAGCACGCCGAGATGAGCACCGTGCCGAGCGAGGACGTCGAGACGGCGACCAGCTGA
- a CDS encoding alpha/beta hydrolase, protein MQIVPGAEPFTHDAGAVGVLVCHGFTGTPQSMRSLAERFAAEGFSVRLPRLPGHGTTWQELNKTRWTDWFAEVDAAYAELAATCDQVFVVGLSMGGTLATLVAETHQNDVAGLVLINPAYVMKDRRLLAVPALQHVVPSVAAISGDIKKPGVAEVGYARTPLKALRSQMRMWEQVTRDLPQITQPVILFHSPQDHVVPPACSELFLSRISSEDVTDVVLHESYHVATLDNDAGLIEDRCVDFITRVADL, encoded by the coding sequence ATGCAGATCGTCCCCGGCGCGGAGCCGTTCACCCACGACGCCGGGGCGGTGGGCGTGCTGGTGTGTCACGGCTTCACCGGGACGCCGCAGAGCATGCGGTCCCTCGCCGAACGCTTCGCCGCCGAAGGCTTCTCGGTGCGCCTGCCGCGCCTCCCCGGGCACGGCACCACGTGGCAGGAGCTGAACAAGACGCGGTGGACCGACTGGTTCGCCGAGGTCGACGCGGCGTACGCCGAGCTGGCCGCCACCTGCGACCAGGTCTTCGTCGTGGGTCTGTCGATGGGCGGCACCCTCGCGACCCTGGTCGCCGAGACCCACCAGAACGACGTGGCCGGGCTGGTGCTCATCAACCCGGCGTACGTCATGAAGGACAGACGACTGCTCGCCGTACCCGCGCTGCAGCACGTGGTGCCCTCGGTCGCGGCCATCAGCGGCGACATCAAGAAACCGGGCGTCGCCGAGGTGGGCTACGCGCGTACGCCGCTCAAGGCGTTGCGCTCGCAGATGCGGATGTGGGAGCAGGTGACCCGCGACCTGCCGCAGATCACGCAGCCGGTGATCCTCTTCCACTCACCGCAGGATCACGTCGTGCCCCCGGCGTGTTCGGAACTGTTCCTGTCCCGCATCTCCAGCGAGGACGTCACCGATGTGGTGCTGCACGAGAGCTATCACGTCGCGACCCTGGACAACGACGCCGGCCTCATCGAGGATCGTTGCGTCGACTTCATCACGAGAGTTGCGGACCTATGA
- a CDS encoding endonuclease/exonuclease/phosphatase family protein, with protein sequence MTERPEPRDAHTVRVASYNVRAFKDDREALVEVVRRIDPDVLLLQEAPRHPGSGHRVAAFAEQVGLTWADGRRGRMSTTLLSSLRLDLLSCEHRNLPVGRREEPRGYAVARLRLPGHLPFTAVSVHLSLRSAQRGPHVQQILRDIDAIGAAAAVLGGDLNETYGEGAWRDLAVRMREVTGDVLTSPSGTPGKTIDGLLISGPVGATVPRLDLDPLQLRMATDHRPVYVDMDLTALAEPHEL encoded by the coding sequence ATGACTGAGCGTCCGGAACCCCGCGACGCCCACACGGTGCGCGTCGCGTCGTACAACGTGCGCGCGTTCAAGGACGACCGCGAGGCGCTGGTGGAGGTGGTGCGTCGGATCGATCCCGACGTCCTGCTGCTGCAGGAGGCGCCGAGGCATCCCGGGTCGGGCCATCGGGTGGCGGCGTTCGCCGAACAGGTGGGACTGACCTGGGCCGACGGACGGCGCGGTCGGATGAGCACCACCTTGCTGAGCTCGCTGCGGCTCGACCTGCTCTCCTGCGAGCACCGCAACCTGCCGGTCGGGCGGCGTGAGGAGCCGCGGGGGTACGCCGTGGCGCGCCTGCGCCTGCCCGGTCATCTCCCGTTCACGGCGGTGAGCGTGCACCTCAGCCTTCGGTCGGCACAGCGTGGGCCGCACGTGCAGCAGATCCTGCGCGACATCGACGCGATCGGAGCTGCGGCCGCGGTGCTCGGCGGTGACCTCAACGAGACGTACGGCGAGGGCGCCTGGCGCGACCTGGCCGTGCGGATGCGTGAGGTGACCGGCGACGTCCTCACCAGCCCGTCGGGGACCCCCGGCAAGACGATCGACGGACTGCTTATCTCCGGTCCCGTGGGCGCGACGGTGCCCCGGCTGGATCTGGACCCGCTGCAGCTGCGGATGGCCACCGATCACCGGCCGGTCTACGTGGACATGGACCTCACGGCTCTCGCCGAACCGCACGAGTTGTAG
- a CDS encoding ROK family glucokinase, with protein MSDEFAQDEFAVGIDIGGTKVSGGLVSADGTVQQRARRDTPHRSTSPRVVENVIVEVVEELLDAHHGSAPVAVGVGAAGFVTADRATVVFAPHLSWRHEPLRDALSSRLSVPVFIDNDANAACWAEWRFGAARDRSHVVMVNLGTGIGGAVIAQGAVQRGEFGIAGEFGHMQMVPGGHRCECGNRGCWEQYASGNALVREARSLIAAGSPLAADLAERVGEDPRALTGPMITQAAQGGDATAAELLAEVGTWLGVGLANLANAFDPGLFVIGGGVSAAGDLLLDPARAAFARSLTGRGYRPRADIVQAELGNEAGLIGAADLARLGDEDD; from the coding sequence ATCTCCGACGAGTTCGCCCAGGACGAGTTCGCCGTCGGGATCGACATCGGCGGCACCAAGGTCTCCGGCGGCTTGGTGTCGGCAGACGGCACGGTGCAGCAACGCGCCCGACGTGACACCCCGCACCGCTCGACGTCCCCTCGCGTCGTCGAGAACGTGATCGTGGAGGTCGTCGAGGAGTTGCTGGACGCCCACCACGGGTCGGCGCCGGTCGCGGTCGGGGTGGGCGCTGCCGGATTCGTGACGGCCGACCGGGCGACGGTGGTCTTCGCGCCGCACCTGTCCTGGCGGCACGAGCCGTTGCGCGACGCCCTGAGCAGTCGACTCAGCGTGCCGGTCTTCATCGACAACGACGCGAACGCCGCGTGCTGGGCCGAGTGGCGCTTCGGTGCGGCCCGCGACCGGTCGCACGTCGTGATGGTCAACCTCGGCACCGGCATCGGCGGCGCGGTGATCGCCCAGGGGGCGGTGCAGCGCGGCGAGTTCGGGATCGCCGGCGAGTTCGGCCATATGCAGATGGTGCCGGGAGGGCACCGCTGCGAGTGCGGCAACCGGGGGTGCTGGGAGCAGTACGCCAGTGGCAACGCGCTGGTCCGTGAGGCGCGTTCGCTGATCGCCGCGGGCTCGCCGCTCGCAGCCGATCTGGCCGAGCGCGTGGGGGAGGACCCTCGCGCGCTCACCGGGCCGATGATCACGCAGGCCGCACAGGGCGGGGACGCGACCGCAGCCGAGCTGCTCGCCGAGGTAGGCACCTGGCTCGGGGTGGGCCTGGCCAACCTCGCGAACGCGTTCGACCCCGGGCTCTTCGTGATCGGCGGCGGCGTCAGCGCGGCGGGGGACCTGCTCCTGGATCCCGCACGGGCGGCGTTCGCGCGGTCGCTGACCGGCCGGGGGTACCGCCCGCGGGCGGACATCGTGCAGGCCGAACTGGGCAACGAGGCGGGTCTGATCGGCGCCGCCGACCTCGCCCGCCTGGGCGACGAGGATGACTGA
- a CDS encoding ROK family glucokinase, which translates to MVTSIGIDVGGTKIAAGRVDEKGSIVARARRSTPAQSPDAIATAIAELIAELHTEDVAAVGVACAGYIDRAGTTVLFSPNLAWRDEPLKERVATNTDLPVIIENDANAAAYGEFVHGAGRDLGHMVMVTVGTGVGGGIVSNGKLFRGAYGIGGELGHMLLVPGGRLCGCGNRGCVEAYGSGTALTRDARELVRSGAQFGRRLTDLCDGDADKLTGAMVTTAALEGDVASIDLLAQVGNWLGEATSSMASLLDPEGFVIGGGVADAGELLIDPMRSAYGRSLTGRGYRPVASFVRAELGNDAGVIGVAALAVNPGDR; encoded by the coding sequence ATGGTCACCAGCATCGGCATCGACGTCGGCGGGACGAAGATCGCCGCCGGGCGCGTGGACGAGAAGGGCAGCATCGTCGCGCGGGCCCGCCGTTCCACGCCTGCGCAGTCGCCGGATGCGATCGCGACGGCGATCGCGGAACTCATCGCCGAGCTGCACACCGAGGACGTCGCGGCAGTGGGCGTCGCGTGCGCCGGTTACATCGACCGCGCCGGCACCACCGTGCTCTTCTCCCCGAACCTGGCCTGGCGCGACGAACCGCTCAAGGAACGGGTCGCGACCAACACCGACCTGCCGGTCATCATCGAGAACGACGCCAACGCGGCGGCGTACGGCGAGTTCGTGCACGGCGCCGGTCGCGACCTCGGCCACATGGTGATGGTGACCGTGGGCACTGGCGTCGGCGGCGGAATCGTGAGTAACGGCAAGCTGTTCCGAGGCGCGTACGGCATCGGTGGCGAGCTCGGCCACATGCTGCTGGTGCCCGGCGGCCGGTTGTGCGGGTGCGGCAACCGGGGCTGCGTCGAGGCGTATGGCAGCGGCACCGCACTCACCCGGGACGCGCGCGAGCTGGTGCGCAGCGGTGCCCAGTTCGGCCGTCGACTGACCGACCTGTGCGACGGCGACGCCGACAAGCTGACCGGCGCGATGGTGACCACTGCGGCCCTCGAGGGGGACGTCGCCTCGATCGACCTGCTCGCGCAGGTCGGCAACTGGCTGGGTGAGGCCACCTCCTCGATGGCCTCGCTGCTGGACCCGGAGGGTTTCGTGATCGGCGGAGGCGTCGCCGACGCCGGTGAGCTGCTGATCGACCCGATGCGCAGCGCGTACGGACGCTCACTCACCGGGCGCGGCTACCGGCCCGTGGCGTCGTTCGTGCGGGCGGAGCTGGGCAACGACGCCGGGGTGATCGGCGTCGCGGCGCTCGCCGTGAACCCGGGCGACCGGTGA
- a CDS encoding ArsA family ATPase, producing MPALVPWTWCAWPGPCRGSCNVSHRHSRGWLTTSRPLLAAALGSRWPGEQVTDQVRAALVHASAAREVLIGEGSTAVVIAGSAPSAKVRRVVAGMALGGAPVNAVVGGPRSGPHDPPRWRTGRGVPDQLGALDDQARTGRLAGISWEHDGADYVWRMPLPGVRFRELRLSMMQDDLVLQTQGHRSVLTMPTALRRCRPVDARLHDGILTVRFSPVRQDEARDQG from the coding sequence ATGCCGGCCCTCGTGCCGTGGACCTGGTGCGCCTGGCCGGGGCCGTGCCGTGGGTCCTGCAACGTCTCGCACCGGCACAGCCGGGGGTGGCTCACGACATCCCGACCACTCCTCGCGGCGGCGCTGGGATCGCGATGGCCGGGCGAGCAGGTCACCGATCAGGTCCGGGCCGCCCTCGTTCACGCGTCCGCGGCGCGCGAGGTGCTCATCGGCGAGGGCAGCACGGCCGTCGTGATCGCCGGATCGGCGCCGTCGGCGAAGGTGCGCCGCGTCGTGGCCGGCATGGCGCTCGGCGGGGCCCCGGTGAACGCGGTCGTCGGCGGACCGCGCAGCGGCCCGCACGATCCGCCACGGTGGCGCACGGGACGTGGAGTCCCCGATCAGCTCGGCGCGCTGGACGACCAGGCACGCACGGGCCGGCTCGCCGGGATCTCCTGGGAGCACGACGGTGCGGACTACGTCTGGCGAATGCCCCTCCCCGGTGTCCGCTTCCGCGAGCTGCGCCTGTCGATGATGCAGGACGACCTCGTGCTGCAGACCCAGGGCCACCGCAGCGTCCTCACCATGCCCACGGCCCTGCGCCGATGCCGACCGGTGGACGCTCGGCTGCACGACGGCATCCTGACGGTGCGCTTCTCACCCGTGCGGCAGGATGAGGCCCGTGACCAGGGATGA
- a CDS encoding SRPBCC family protein, which yields MSQSTSSSMTITADPAVVLDVIADFDDYHQWAENVTRAQVLTQDSDGWARTVRFELDAGVLRDTYVLAYDWDILEDGTGTVSWELVESTVIRALDGSYQLEPAGDRTQVTYQLCVDVNIPVVAVLRRKAEKSIIDQALRGLKQRCES from the coding sequence ATGTCGCAGAGCACCTCGTCGTCCATGACCATCACCGCGGACCCCGCGGTGGTCCTCGACGTGATCGCCGACTTCGACGACTACCACCAGTGGGCCGAGAACGTCACCCGGGCACAGGTGCTGACGCAGGACTCCGACGGGTGGGCACGCACCGTGCGGTTCGAGCTGGACGCCGGCGTGCTGCGCGACACCTACGTGCTGGCCTACGACTGGGACATCCTTGAGGACGGCACCGGCACGGTCAGCTGGGAGCTGGTCGAGTCCACGGTGATCCGCGCGCTCGACGGCAGCTACCAGCTGGAGCCCGCGGGCGACCGCACCCAGGTGACCTACCAACTGTGCGTCGACGTCAACATTCCGGTGGTCGCCGTGCTGCGCCGCAAGGCGGAGAAGAGCATCATCGACCAGGCACTGCGCGGGCTGAAGCAGCGCTGCGAGAGCTGA
- a CDS encoding DEDD exonuclease domain-containing protein, translating to MPTAHAIQATFDDLGTPLSGVTFVVVDLETTGGNPRSNRITEIGAVKVRGGEVLGEFQTLVNPGGPIPAFISVLTGITDSMVASAPGIAAALPAFLEFAAGSVLVAHNAPFDIGFLRANCAELGHPWPGHQVIDTVHLARQLVSRDEVPNRKLGSLAQLFGATITPDHRALHDAQATVDVLHALLGRVGNLGVHTLEELASYTSRVRPEQRRKRYLADDLPRAPGVYIFKDDRARVLYVGTSVDIQRRVRSYFTASEHRSRMAQMVGLATSVTPIVCATVLEAQVRELRLIAEHKPRFNRRSRHPEKGVWLKLTVETFPRLSVVRETRDDGAEYAGPFGSRAMAEMAAAAVHEVVPLRQCTKRLSATTTSSSCALAEMGRCGAPCTGQQSPQDYAQVAARVAEAIGGDARPLVDDLHERMRRLCESERFEEAATVRDRMLALVRAADRAQRMAPLTASPEVVAARPGAVGGWEFVCVRYGKLAGTTLSPPGADPRPYIDALVDSAEVVARPVGRAPATHPEETEKILRWLETPQVRMVRIEGEWSCPVHGAGEVREQLEPLMSRVDNGFETSATA from the coding sequence ATGCCGACCGCACACGCCATCCAGGCGACCTTCGACGATCTGGGCACACCGCTGTCCGGGGTCACCTTCGTCGTGGTCGACCTCGAGACGACCGGTGGCAACCCGCGATCCAACAGGATCACCGAGATCGGCGCGGTCAAGGTGCGCGGCGGCGAGGTGCTGGGCGAGTTCCAGACGCTGGTCAACCCCGGCGGTCCCATCCCGGCATTCATCTCCGTGCTCACCGGCATCACCGACTCGATGGTCGCTAGCGCACCGGGTATCGCCGCCGCGCTGCCGGCCTTCCTGGAGTTCGCGGCCGGCAGCGTGCTGGTGGCGCACAACGCACCCTTCGACATCGGCTTCCTGCGCGCCAACTGCGCCGAACTCGGCCACCCCTGGCCCGGGCACCAGGTGATCGACACCGTCCACCTCGCGCGCCAGCTGGTGAGCCGCGACGAGGTGCCCAACCGCAAGCTCGGCTCCCTGGCGCAGCTCTTCGGGGCCACCATCACCCCCGACCACCGCGCGTTGCACGACGCCCAGGCCACCGTCGACGTGCTGCACGCCCTGCTCGGGCGGGTCGGCAATCTGGGGGTGCACACCCTGGAGGAGCTCGCGTCCTACACCAGCCGGGTCCGCCCGGAGCAGCGACGTAAGCGCTACCTGGCCGACGACCTGCCCCGGGCGCCGGGTGTCTACATCTTCAAGGACGACCGTGCGCGGGTGCTCTACGTCGGCACCTCCGTCGACATCCAGCGCCGGGTCCGCAGCTACTTCACGGCGAGCGAGCATCGTTCACGGATGGCGCAGATGGTGGGGCTCGCGACCAGCGTCACCCCGATCGTGTGCGCCACGGTGCTCGAGGCCCAGGTGCGCGAGTTGCGGCTGATCGCCGAGCACAAGCCGCGGTTCAACAGGCGGTCGCGCCACCCGGAGAAGGGTGTGTGGCTGAAGCTCACTGTCGAGACCTTCCCCCGGCTCTCGGTGGTGCGCGAGACGCGTGACGACGGCGCCGAGTACGCCGGACCGTTCGGCTCGCGCGCGATGGCCGAGATGGCGGCGGCCGCCGTGCACGAGGTGGTGCCCCTGCGGCAATGCACGAAGCGGTTGTCCGCGACGACCACCTCCTCGTCCTGCGCGCTCGCCGAGATGGGCCGGTGCGGAGCGCCGTGCACGGGTCAGCAGAGCCCGCAGGACTACGCCCAGGTCGCCGCGCGCGTGGCGGAGGCCATCGGTGGCGATGCCCGGCCGCTGGTCGACGATCTGCACGAGCGGATGCGCCGACTGTGCGAGAGCGAGCGCTTCGAGGAGGCAGCCACGGTGCGCGACCGGATGCTGGCCCTGGTCCGCGCCGCCGACCGCGCTCAGCGGATGGCGCCGTTGACTGCGAGCCCCGAGGTCGTGGCGGCACGCCCAGGTGCCGTCGGCGGGTGGGAGTTCGTGTGCGTGCGCTACGGCAAGCTCGCCGGCACCACGCTCAGTCCGCCCGGTGCCGACCCGCGTCCCTACATCGACGCCCTGGTCGACTCCGCCGAGGTGGTGGCCCGCCCTGTCGGGCGCGCACCGGCGACCCATCCGGAGGAGACGGAGAAGATCCTGCGCTGGCTGGAGACCCCGCAGGTGCGGATGGTGCGGATCGAGGGTGAGTGGAGCTGCCCGGTGCACGGCGCCGGTGAGGTCCGCGAGCAGCTCGAACCGCTGATGAGCCGCGTCGACAACGGTTTCGAGACCTCTGCGACGGCCTGA
- a CDS encoding Lrp/AsnC ligand binding domain-containing protein — protein sequence MISAIVMIKADIQQIPEVAEAVVEIEGVSEVYSTTGDVDLIAVVRVARHEDLADVIADKINKIPGMRESQTHIAFRTYSSGDLGAGFSIGLDD from the coding sequence GTGATCTCCGCCATCGTCATGATCAAGGCCGACATCCAGCAGATTCCGGAGGTGGCCGAGGCGGTCGTGGAGATCGAGGGCGTGAGCGAGGTCTACTCCACGACCGGCGACGTCGACCTCATCGCCGTCGTCCGGGTGGCGCGCCACGAGGACCTGGCCGATGTCATCGCCGACAAGATCAACAAGATCCCCGGGATGCGCGAGTCGCAGACCCACATCGCGTTCCGCACCTACTCCAGCGGTGACCTCGGGGCCGGCTTCTCCATCGGCCTCGACGACTGA